In the Acidovorax sp. A79 genome, one interval contains:
- the flgF gene encoding flagellar basal-body rod protein FlgF, translating to MDRIIYTSMTGANAAAHRQAVLSNNLANASTQGFRAELSTFRSVPLQGDGSKTRVFALEATSGHVNTPGPVQRTGRNLDAMAAGNAWFAVQGLDGTEAYTRAGTFELSATGQLLTPTGLPVLSDGGAPIDVPPGAEVTLGSDGTVTAKAAGQPAQAIGRLKLATPTLEDPLKRGDDGLFRTTSGDPIANDANARMLAGAVEGSNVNPVESMVGMIAASRQFEQQMRLLQTAETNDKTASQLLGMNG from the coding sequence ATGGACCGCATCATCTACACCTCGATGACGGGCGCGAACGCCGCCGCCCACCGGCAGGCCGTGCTGTCCAACAACCTCGCCAACGCGTCCACCCAGGGGTTTCGCGCGGAGCTTTCCACCTTCCGCTCGGTGCCGCTGCAGGGCGACGGCTCCAAGACCCGCGTGTTCGCGCTCGAAGCCACCTCCGGCCATGTGAACACGCCCGGGCCCGTGCAGCGCACCGGCCGCAATCTCGATGCCATGGCCGCGGGCAACGCCTGGTTTGCCGTGCAGGGCCTGGACGGCACCGAGGCCTACACCCGCGCGGGCACCTTCGAGCTGTCGGCCACGGGCCAGCTGCTCACGCCCACCGGGCTGCCGGTGCTCTCCGATGGCGGAGCGCCCATTGACGTCCCGCCGGGCGCCGAGGTCACGCTGGGCTCGGACGGCACGGTCACCGCCAAGGCCGCGGGCCAGCCCGCGCAGGCCATCGGCCGGCTCAAGCTCGCCACGCCCACGCTGGAAGACCCGCTCAAGCGCGGCGATGACGGCCTGTTTCGCACCACGTCCGGCGATCCCATCGCGAACGATGCCAACGCCCGCATGCTCGCGGGGGCCGTCGAAGGCTCCAACGTGAACCCGGTCGAGAGCATGGTCGGGATGATCGCCGCATCGCGCCAGTTCGAGCAGCAGATGCGCCTGCTGCAGACCGCCGAGACCAATGACAAGACCGCCAGCCAGCTGCTGGGCATGAACGGTTGA
- the flgG gene encoding flagellar basal-body rod protein FlgG: MINSLWIAKTGMSAQQTQLDVISHNLANVSTTGYKRNNAVFEDLIYQNLRQVGANTTEQNQLPTGLHLGLGVRTVATSRNFVQGSLQESKNNLDVAINGNGFFEVTMPDGTLGYTRDGSFQVDAQGRLVTSSGLPVANGITVPPNATSVSISADGVVSATVQGNTQPQPLGNLAMSAFVNPAGLEPIGQNLFKESAASGQPQQGTPGTNGLGILKQGFLEASNVNVVEELVTMIQTQRAYEMNSKAIQTSDQMLAKLSQL; encoded by the coding sequence ATGATCAACTCCCTCTGGATCGCCAAGACCGGCATGTCTGCCCAGCAGACCCAGCTTGACGTCATCTCGCACAACCTGGCCAACGTTTCCACCACCGGCTACAAGCGCAACAACGCGGTGTTCGAGGACCTGATCTACCAGAACCTGCGCCAGGTGGGCGCCAACACCACCGAACAGAACCAGCTGCCCACCGGCCTGCACCTGGGCCTGGGCGTGCGCACGGTGGCCACCAGCCGCAACTTCGTGCAGGGCAGCCTGCAGGAGTCCAAGAACAACCTGGACGTGGCCATCAACGGCAACGGCTTCTTTGAAGTGACCATGCCGGACGGCACCCTGGGCTACACGCGCGATGGCTCGTTCCAGGTGGATGCGCAGGGCCGCCTCGTCACCTCCAGCGGCCTGCCCGTGGCCAACGGCATCACCGTGCCCCCCAACGCCACGAGCGTGAGCATCAGCGCCGACGGCGTGGTGTCCGCCACGGTGCAGGGCAACACCCAGCCCCAGCCGCTCGGGAACCTGGCCATGTCGGCCTTCGTGAACCCGGCTGGCCTGGAGCCCATCGGGCAGAACCTGTTCAAGGAATCGGCCGCCTCCGGCCAGCCGCAGCAGGGCACGCCGGGCACCAACGGGCTGGGCATTCTCAAGCAGGGCTTCCTGGAGGCCTCGAACGTCAACGTGGTGGAAGAGCTGGTCACCATGATCCAGACCCAGCGCGCCTACGAAATGAATTCCAAGGCCATCCAGACCTCGGACCAGATGCTGGCCAAGCTCAGCCAGCTGTGA
- a CDS encoding flagellar basal body L-ring protein FlgH — translation MLHSTRLPALAAAAAGALLLTGCATMSPPPPVDILPTTPPPLAAAPRTPPPVTGGLFHQASYRPAFEDRRARMVGDNVTVMIVENVTASQKSSSTVDRTSEASAGITNLPFVKKSLADRTTLGAASENTFSGKGGTESANTFTGSITTTVVDVLPNGHLVVTGEKQIGVNQNVDVLRFSGTIDPRALQPGSIVNSTQVANVRVESRGRGAQGEAQAMGWMGRFFNTITPF, via the coding sequence ATGCTGCACTCCACACGCCTCCCAGCCCTGGCCGCCGCCGCCGCGGGCGCCCTGCTGCTCACGGGCTGCGCCACCATGTCGCCGCCCCCGCCGGTGGACATCCTTCCCACCACGCCCCCTCCGCTGGCCGCCGCCCCGCGCACGCCGCCACCGGTCACGGGCGGCCTGTTCCACCAGGCCAGCTACCGCCCCGCCTTCGAAGACCGCCGCGCGCGCATGGTGGGCGACAACGTGACGGTCATGATCGTCGAGAACGTGACGGCCAGCCAGAAATCCTCCTCCACGGTGGACCGCACCTCCGAGGCCTCGGCCGGCATCACCAACCTGCCCTTCGTGAAGAAATCGCTGGCCGACCGCACCACGCTGGGCGCGGCCTCGGAAAACACCTTCTCCGGCAAGGGCGGCACCGAAAGCGCCAATACCTTCACGGGGTCGATCACCACCACGGTGGTGGACGTGCTGCCCAACGGCCACCTGGTCGTGACGGGCGAGAAGCAGATCGGCGTCAACCAGAACGTGGACGTGCTGCGCTTCTCGGGCACCATCGATCCGCGCGCGCTGCAGCCGGGCAGCATCGTCAACTCGACCCAGGTGGCCAACGTGCGGGTGGAATCCCGTGGCCGTGGCGCGCAGGGCGAGGCCCAGGCCATGGGCTGGATGGGACGGTTCTTCAATACCATCACGCCGTTCTAG
- a CDS encoding flagellar basal body P-ring protein FlgI translates to MKALSHSLLPRSARALWLLLALVAACLAMPVHALRIKEVAAVQGVRTNQLTGYGLVVGLDGTGDQTTQMPYTTQAMSNYLQQMGISLPPGSANQLQLKNVAAVIVTAQLPAFAQPGQTIDINVSSMGNAKSLKGGTLIVTPLRGADGEIYALAQGNVVVGGAGASAGGSKVQINHLSAGRIPQGAQVERAVPTPLNEGDTINLGLNASDFQTARRVAQAINTKLGSGLATALDGRTVQVRAPLDPGARVGFIADLEELALESSTPSAKVVINARTGSVVLNQAVTLGPCAIAHGNLSITISSTPIISQPAPLSQGQTVVAQQSDIRINQEPGNIIQMPPSPQLADVVKALNTLGATPQDLLAILQAIKAAGALNAELEVI, encoded by the coding sequence ATGAAAGCCTTGTCCCATTCCCTCCTGCCACGCTCCGCGCGCGCGCTGTGGCTGCTGCTGGCCCTCGTGGCCGCCTGCCTGGCCATGCCCGTGCACGCGTTGCGTATCAAGGAAGTGGCGGCGGTGCAGGGCGTGCGCACCAACCAGCTCACGGGCTACGGCCTGGTGGTGGGCCTGGACGGGACGGGCGACCAGACCACGCAGATGCCCTACACCACGCAGGCCATGTCCAACTACCTGCAGCAGATGGGCATCAGCCTGCCACCCGGCTCGGCCAATCAGCTGCAGCTCAAGAACGTGGCGGCGGTGATCGTCACGGCGCAGTTGCCCGCGTTCGCCCAGCCCGGCCAGACGATCGACATCAACGTCTCTTCCATGGGCAACGCCAAGTCGCTCAAGGGCGGCACGCTGATCGTCACGCCGCTGCGCGGCGCCGATGGCGAGATCTACGCGCTGGCCCAGGGCAACGTGGTGGTGGGCGGCGCGGGTGCCTCGGCCGGCGGCAGCAAGGTCCAGATCAACCACCTGAGCGCGGGCCGCATTCCCCAGGGCGCGCAGGTCGAGCGCGCCGTGCCCACGCCGCTCAACGAGGGCGACACCATCAACCTCGGGCTCAACGCCTCCGACTTCCAGACCGCGCGGCGCGTGGCGCAGGCCATCAACACCAAGCTGGGCAGCGGCCTGGCCACGGCGCTGGACGGCCGCACGGTACAGGTGCGCGCGCCGCTCGACCCCGGCGCCCGCGTGGGCTTCATCGCCGACCTGGAAGAGCTGGCGCTGGAGTCGTCCACGCCCTCGGCCAAGGTCGTCATCAATGCGCGCACCGGCTCGGTGGTGCTCAACCAGGCGGTCACGCTGGGCCCCTGCGCCATCGCGCACGGCAACCTCTCGATCACCATCAGCTCCACGCCCATCATCAGCCAGCCCGCCCCGCTCTCGCAAGGGCAGACCGTGGTGGCGCAGCAAAGCGACATCCGCATCAACCAGGAGCCGGGCAACATCATCCAGATGCCGCCCTCGCCCCAGCTCGCGGACGTGGTGAAGGCGCTCAACACGCTGGGCGCCACGCCGCAGGACCTGCTGGCCATCCTGCAGGCCATCAAGGCTGCCGGCGCGCTCAACGCCGAGCTGGAAGTGATCTAA
- the flgJ gene encoding flagellar assembly peptidoglycan hydrolase FlgJ — protein sequence MALTLPSSGSTTSTSNALAVDIRSLNSLKYDAGTASSAQTTREVAKQFESLFMRELIKSMRDATMKSGLMEGEQANLGQDMLDQQLSVSMSGMQGGLSEAIARQLSRQMGGADANFSVPSTLSLQQQALPRAAAPATAAPAEATLQAPKGREGFVQHLSGTAERVAQDSGIPASFMLGQAGHETGWGKSEIRNKDGSNSFNLFGIKAGKGWTGKVAEITTTEYINGKPQKVTAKFRAYDSYEDSFRDYARLITDNPRYEKAQATAKSGSAVAYAAELQKAGYATDPEYARKLSGAINSALRVQRAQA from the coding sequence ATGGCCCTCACACTCCCTTCGTCCGGTAGCACCACCAGCACGTCGAACGCGCTGGCGGTGGACATCCGCTCGCTCAATTCCCTCAAGTACGACGCGGGCACGGCCAGCAGCGCCCAGACCACGCGCGAGGTGGCCAAGCAGTTCGAGTCGCTGTTCATGCGCGAGCTGATCAAGAGCATGCGCGACGCCACGATGAAATCCGGTCTCATGGAGGGAGAGCAGGCCAACCTGGGGCAGGACATGCTCGACCAGCAACTGTCCGTGAGCATGTCCGGCATGCAGGGCGGGCTGTCCGAGGCGATCGCCCGCCAGCTGTCGCGCCAGATGGGGGGCGCCGACGCCAACTTCTCCGTGCCCTCCACGCTGAGCCTGCAGCAGCAGGCGCTGCCCCGCGCCGCCGCGCCGGCCACGGCAGCCCCCGCGGAGGCCACCCTGCAGGCCCCCAAGGGCCGCGAGGGTTTCGTGCAGCACCTCTCGGGCACCGCCGAGCGCGTGGCCCAGGACAGCGGCATTCCCGCCAGCTTCATGCTGGGCCAGGCCGGCCATGAAACCGGCTGGGGCAAGAGCGAGATCCGGAACAAGGACGGCTCCAACTCGTTCAACCTGTTCGGCATCAAGGCCGGCAAGGGCTGGACCGGCAAGGTGGCCGAGATCACCACCACCGAGTACATCAACGGCAAGCCCCAGAAGGTGACGGCTAAATTCCGCGCCTACGACTCGTACGAAGATTCGTTCCGGGACTACGCCCGCCTGATCACGGACAACCCCCGCTACGAAAAGGCGCAGGCCACCGCCAAGAGCGGCTCCGCCGTGGCCTATGCGGCCGAACTGCAAAAGGCGGGCTACGCGACCGACCCCGAATACGCCCGAAAGCTCAGCGGCGCCATCAACAGCGCATTGCGCGTACAGCGCGCCCAGGCGTGA